DNA sequence from the Flavobacteriales bacterium TMED191 genome:
TTATTGCAGGAAATAAAGAAGATAATTTTTGGGAGATGGGACAGGTTGGTCCTTGTGGTCCCTCTACTGAGATACATATTGATCTTAGACATGAGTCTGAAAAAAAAGGAATAAATGCTAGAGATCTTGTAAATCAAGATCATCCTAAAGTTATTGAAATTTGGAATATTGTTTTTATTGAGTTCAATAGGAAAAAAAACGGACAATTAGAACTATTGCCTAAAAAACATGTAGATACGGGTATGGGTTTTGAAAGATTATGTATGGTGATGCAAAACAAACAATCTACTTATGACACAGATCTTTTTCAAGATTTAATAAATTATGTTGCAAATACTGCAAGTGTAAAATATGGGGAACGTACAAATACTGATATAGCAATTCGTGTAATTGTAGATCATATCAGAGCAATTGTTTTTTCCATTGCAGATGGACAATTACCTGGCAACACAGGTGCGGGTTATGTAATAAGAAGAATTTTAAGAAGAGCTGTAAGATATGGTTATAACTATTTAGGTTTTAAAACACCCTTTTTACATAATTTAGTTGATTTTTTGGCTAAACAATTCAATAATTTTTTTCCAGAAATATCTAATCAAAAGACACTAATTAAAACTATTATCAAACAAGAAGAAAAATTATTTTTAAATACCTTAGGTAAGGGTTTAGAATTAATTAAAGTTTCGATAAATAAATTAAATGACAATAATATAATGTCAGGTAAAGATGCCTTTGTACTATATGATACATATGGTTTTCCTCCTGACTTAACTGCTTTAATATTAAAAGAAAAGGGTTTGTCATTTAATCAATCCGAATTTGATACTGAAATGCAAAAACAAAAATCTCGTTCTAGATCTGCATCAGAAATAAATTTTGGGGATTGGGTTGATGTGCATTCAGTTCCAATTGTGGGGTTTGTAGGTTATGAGTGTCAGCTTCATATTGCTAAAATTGTTAAGTACAGAAAAGTGATATTTAATGATCAAGAGAAATATCATATTGTATTTGATAAAACACCATTTTATCCTGAGGGAGGTGGTCAAGTTGGAGACTCTGGAGTGATTAAGTCATGTGAAACAGATATTGAGAAGCAAGAAATAATTGTAACAGATACAAAAAAAGAAAATAATATTATTATTCATATTGTTGATTCCATTCCTAATAACCTAAAAGAGAACGAATATACACTAATTCCAGATTATGAAAAAAGAAGTTTAATATCTCGAAACCATTCTTCTACGCATTTATTGCACCATGAATTAAGACAATTATTAGGCGATCACGTTGAGCAAAAGGGTTCGTATATTGATTCAGATTATTTACGATTTGATTTTTCCCACTTTGATAAGTTAAGTGCGGATCAAATATTCCAAATTGAAGAAAAAGTAAATAAATTAGTCATTTCTGGTTTAGATTTAAATGAATTTAGAAGATTAGAAATTCAGAAGGCTAAAGATATGGGTGCAATTGCTTTATTTGGGGAAAAATATGGTAATAATGTTCGGGTTATTAAATTTGGAAACTCAATAGAGCTTTGTGGAGGTACTCATGTAAATAATACCGCCGAAATAGGACTGTTTAAAATTACTAATGAGTCTTCCGTGGCTGCTGGAGTTAGAAGAATTGAGGCAGTTACAAGTAGTGGGGCAATTAATTTTATTAATTCTCAGCTAAATACTCTTTCAGAAATCAAGATGTTATTCAACAACTCAGATAATTTAATTAATTCTCTAAAAAAAATAATTCATGAAAACAAAGAGTTAAATAATTTGTCAGAAAAAGTTAAAAAGTCAAATTTGGCAGAATTAACTCAAAGCATGTTTGATGAAATAGTTGATTTTTATGGTTACAAGCTTTTAGTTTCTGAATTAGAAGTTGAGCCTGGTGTTATGAAAAATATTTGTTTTCAACTAATTGAAAAGTTTGACAACATCTTTGCAGCTATTATTACAAAATGGAATAATAAAATTATTATAAATATTGCTATTAGTAAAAAATTAGTTGCGTCAAAAAAAATTAATGCTTCTAATATCATCAATGATATTGGACATCATATTAATGCAAAAGGTGGTGGTCAGCCATTTTTTGCAGTTGCTTCTGGAAATAAAGAGTCTGGAATAAACAAGATGATTGTTGCTTTGAAGGAACTGCTTAAATCTTTTTAATTAAGTCTTCTGCTACAATATTTGGCAGTGTAATTTTAAGGAGTTTTTCTTTTTTCATAGCAGTTTTAATTGCTTTAATTGCACCTTCATTTCTGGCCCAGGAACGTCTTGCGATACCGTTATTTACATCCCAATGTAACATGCTTTTTAAATTTTTTTCAGCTTGTTTACTTCCGTCAAGTAATAAGCCAAAACCCCCATTAATTACTTCTCCCCATCCAACACCACCCCCATTATGAATAGAAACCCATGATGCTCCTCTGAAACTATCTCCAATTACATTATGAATAGCCATATCAGATGTATATTGAGAACCATCATATATATTAGATGTTTCTCTATATGGTGAGTCAGTTCCTGAAACACCATGATGGTCTCGTCCTATGATAATTGGTCCAATCTCGCCGTTTTTTATAGCTTTATTAAATGCCAAGGCTATTGCAATTCGACCATCACTATTTGCGTATAAAATTCTTGCTTTTGATCCAACAACTAGTCGATTTTTTTTTGCAGCTTTTATCCAGTCAATATTGTCTTGCATTTGGACACGGATATCTTTTTCTGCGACTTTTATTAATTTTTCTAAAACTTTTTCTGCAATTAGATCTGTTTTTTCTAAATCAGTTATTTTGTTAGACGCGCAGATCCATCTGAATGGACCAAAACCGTAATCAAAACACAATGGACCCATAATATCTTGAACATAGGATGGATAAATAAAGTTGCCTTTAGAATTAATGATATTTGCACCAGCCCGTTTTGCTTCTAGTAAAAAAGCATTTCCATAATCAAAGAAATATGTGCCTCTTTTTACATGTTTATTGATGATATTCACATGTTTTATAAGTGACTTTTGTACAAGTTTTTTAAATTTAGATGGATCTGTTTTAATCATTTTATTAGCTTGAGCAAAAGAAATGCCATTAGGATAATATCCTCCCTGAAAAGGGTTGTGTAAGGAGGTTTGGTCGCTAGCAATATCAATAAATATTTCCTCATTATATAGTTTTTCCCAAACATCTATAATGTTACCTAAAAATCCTATAGCAATAATTTGCCTTTCTTGTTGAACATGCCTGATTCTTTTAATTAATTTGTCTAAGTCAAGAATCATTTCATCAATCCACCCTTGTTCCAATCTTTTTTCAATAGCTTTCTTGTTAACTTCAACAGTTAGACTTATTAAACCTGCAATTTTAGCTGCTTTTGGTTGTGCTCCACTCATACCCCCTAAACCAGAGGAAAGAAATAATTTTGTTTTAGTTGATTTAGTTTTTAACATACGACTAGCATTGAGAATAGTAATTGTGGTACCATGAACAATGCCTTGAGGTCCGATATACATAAAGGAGCCTGCTGTCATTTGTCCATATTGCGTAACTCCTAAAGCATTATATTTATTATAATCTTTTGGATTCGAATAATTAGGTATCATCATGCCATTTGTTACTACAACGCGTGGTGCATTTTGATGGGAGGGAAATAAGCCTAATGGATGCCCCGAATACAACACTAATGTTTGTTCGTCGGTCATTTCAGATAGGTATTGCATGGTTAATAAATATTGAGCCCAGTTTTGAAAAACGGAACCATTACCACCATATGTAATTAGTTCATCGGGGTGTTGAGCTATTTTTTTGTCAAGATTATTACAAATCATGAGCATAATTGCAGCAGCTTGTTTTGATTTATGAGGAAAATTATTTATGTCCCGAGCTATAATATTATATTTAGGTTTAAAACGATACATATATATTTTTCCAAAATCATTTAACTCTTTTTTAAATTCTTTGATTAGTATTCGATGTTTTGTTTGAGGAAAATATCTTAGCGCATTTTGTAATGCTAATTTTATCTCAGCCGAATTTAAATTGTGCTGTTTTGCAGGTGCATGATTTACCTTGTTGTTAAGTTTTTGTTTTTTGGGTAGTTTATTTGGAATACCGCTTTTTATTGTGTTAAAAAAAATGTTTTTTTTCATATATTTTTTATTGAATATGGACAATGCATACAATTAGACTTACAACAATAACCTCTTTTTAAGTGATATTTTTCTGTAAAGACTATATAGCCTTCTTTACTGAGATAATAGTCTTCAGTAGTTAAATTTTCCACACCTTTTGGTTTTTTCATTTCAAATTATTACTAAAGCTCAGTACAAACAATATACTCAATAATATAATTATCAAATGTGCCATATGGACTAGTGTCATTATAGTTAGGAACTGAATCACCATCAATATCAGAATCATTTTGATTTAGGACTCCATCTCCATCAAGGTCAGTGTTTTCTACTATTCGAACTCCAGTTGTGTAAATACTTAAATCAATTGTAGATAGATTTGCTCCATTTAACTCATTTGCTTCAACATAACTGTCAGGAATACCATTTTGATCTAAATCTTCACCAGAGGTGATGAGTTTTCCCCAAGAAATTTCCTCCCAAGTATCATCATTTTGACAACAAAATACGGAGTCTTTTACATTTTGGAGATTCCCGTTAAATGTTAACATGTCGTAAGTTGCACAATTATAACATATTCCTTTTGAACAACTATTTAAAGTTATAGCTAAAGAAAGTAATAATAATGAGTAAATTAGTCTTTCAAATAACATAGTTTATTTTTTAATAAAAATAATTATTAATATAATAATAAATATATTGAATTTAAGTATTCCCAGCACTATCACTAAAATAAATAGTCATCTTTTACACGAAAAAGAAATAGAATTATTTATTAAAAGAGATGATTTAATTCATGAAATTATTTCAGGAAATAAGTGGAGAAAACTGAAGTATAATTTCAAAGAAGCATCGAACAAGGGATTAAGTACTATTTTGAGTTTTGGGGGTGCATATTCTAACCATTTACATGCCCTTAGTTATGCTTGTAATAAAATGGGATTTGACTCAGTGGGGGTTGTTAGAGGTGACGAGCCAAATATTTTAAATTCAACCTTGTCTGATTGTAAAAAAAACAAAATGAAACTCATCTTCTTAGATAGATTGACATATCGTAAACAAAAATACCATAATCAATTATTAAATGATTTTAGAAAAAAAAATGGAGATTTTTATTTAATACCTGAAGGTGGTAATAATATTTATGGTGTTAGAGGATGTCAAGAAATTGTTGAAGAGATTTCTTTTGACTTTGATTACTTTTGTTGTTCAGTAGGTACAGGATGTACTTCTTCAGGCATTATTAAGTCATTAAATAATAAGTGTCAATTTATTGGTTTTGCGCCATTTCCCAAAGTCACAGAACAAAAAAATAATATTTTAAAATATTGTTCACCCGCATCATATAATAATTGGAAAATTTTACCAGATAAATATTTTGGAGGCTATAGTAAGATTAATAGTAATTTAATTAAATTTATTGGGCAATTTAAATTTGCCCATAGCATACAATTAGATTTTATTTATATGGGCAAGCTTTTTTTTAATCTCTTTAATCTCATTCAAAAGGATTATTTTAAAAAAAAATCACGCATTGTTGTTTTGCATAGTGGTGGTTTACAAGGAATTAATGGTTTTAATTTATCTAAATGAAAATAAAATTCTTATATATATTGATTGCTTTTTTTGCCTTGTGTTCTTCTCAAACCCCTAAAGATTACATAAAAAAATTCAAAGATATCGCAATTCAAGAGATGCATCTTTATCAAATTCCTGCAAGTATAACTTTAGCACAAGGTATTTTAGAATCTGGTAGTGGAACAAGTGCCTTGGCAGTTGAGTCTAATAATCACTTTGGTATAAAATGTCATGTTAAATGGAATGGCTTAAAAACATATCATGATGATGATGAAAAACAAGAGTGTTTTAGAAAATACAATAGCCCAATTGAGTCCTTTAGAGATCATTCTCTTTTTTTAGCAGAAAGGAAAAGATATTCATTTTTATTTGAACTAAGAAAAACAGATTATAAAGGTTGGGCAAAAGGATTGCAGCAGGCAGGCTATGCAACTAGTAAAACATATTCTAAAAAACTAATTGAATTAGTAAAAAATTATAGCTTAGACCAGTACGACACAAAAAAACCAAAGAAAAAAACCAAATTTAAAAAAGGCAATTATACTTTTAAACCTTCCTTAAATATATCTGAGCAAAATTTCATCAAATATGTTGTTGTGCAAGATGGTCAGTCATTGAATGATATCGCTGAAAAATATGACGTCTGGTTGTGGGAGATTTTAAAATATAATGAGTGTAATAGTGATCGTATTTTAAGTTCAGGTGAGAAAATTTATTTACAACCTAAAAGAAAAAAGGGCGCCCAGAATTATCATGTAGTTATTAGAGGTGATTCAATGTATACTATTTCACAATTATATGGAATAAAATTAAAAAATCTATATAAATTGAATAGGATGTCTTTAGGATCTGAACCTTATGTAGGTCAAAAGTTAAATCTAAGAAAAAAAATAAAATTTAATTAATTTTATAATTATATAATACACCTTCGTAACTTCCCACTATCATGTTAATATTGGAATTTACCTTAACTATATTAAAGTCAGTAGTACCATAAAAAGGCTTTGTTTGTAAATCTCCATTTTGATTTAATAAATAAATTAGGTTTTCAGATTGATTTTGAATTGCAAGCAACAATGAGTCATTTTGAAAAAATATCTTAGGAGCACTAAGTTTTGAGTTTTTAAAATTATATTCAAATTGATTTTCTTTTGATTCATATACAACTTTAGAATTATTAATGACAATTGTGTAATTTTCATTTTTTTCATAGAAATCACCTTCCTTCATATTTTGAATTTTTAAACTATCTGTAAGTCCATTAAAATACAGGTATGTCATTTTACCATTTTTTTCTTTAATGATTAATTTACTATCGTTAATACTATTTCCCTTGATTAGGCTTGGTCGTAGTTTAGATTTATAAATTTTTTGTTTGACATCTGTTCTTTTTTGACCTTTTCTATTAAGTAGGTGAATTTTTCCATTTTCTTCATTGATGACAATGTAATCTTTATTAAATATTTGAAAATGTTCAGGTGAAGTAGAAATATTTGACTTGCTACTATTAAATTCCCATCCAGAAACGACATTACCTTTTTTATCATACATTACAAGTTCATTTTGCATTGGTACGAGTATTCTATAATTTTTATTATTATCATAATCAAAAAGTGCTAATGGAACAGACATTGGATTCTTACTTTTAATAGGAAATGGTTTAACATAATTGCCATTTCTGTCAATTGCATAAATTGAATCTTTTGTGTTGAAAAGATATTGAAGTTTGTTATTGTTAAAAATATCAATTTGATGTATTTCACCAATAATAGAATTGCCAATTTGTTTAATCCATATTTGTTTTCCTTTACTATCAATCAAATAGATATTATTTTCTATATCTTGAGTAAAAATTTCAAATTTTTGGGTATAGTGGTTAGTTACTATTTGGGGGGTATAATTTGTTTCATTTTTTAAATTAAAATTCCATATAGTAGGATTGCTGATTTTCGAGTAGTCATATAAAAAAAATAATGAATTAAAGAAGTAATCTTGAGATGCAATATTTTTAACTACCACAGAATTAAATATTTGCTTCCAATTTTTCTCTAGATTGTTAAAATTAATATAAGTGGATGTATGTGATTTTGTGCCTAATTTTTTGTCAATTATTTGTATTGCTTTGCTTTGGCCAATTGTTTGCTTTGCAATGATATTATTAATCATAGACTTTAATTCTTTAGAGTTGTTGCAAATAATAATATAATTCTGAAAATTGATATAGTATTTTTCTGACCATGGATTAATTAATTTTTTAAGCCAATTTTCCGTACTTAATTCATCAGAGTTTATTTTATTTATGTTGTAATCAAAATATTTAATTGTGGTGAAATTATCTTCATGATGAGATGTTAAAAACTCTAAACTTTCTTTTATTTTATTTACTTTAATTATTATGTAATCTTTTTTTGTAGGTTCTGATTTATTATAGGCAACACAAATTTCTTCTGCTTGCCAACTATTATGTAATAGTTGGTAGTTGTTTATAGTTGTATTCTTATTAATAATGGAAAGAATATTATTTAAGTCATAATTATTTTTAATTTGATAATTGTAGAATCGACCGATATGACGAGGAATCAAATCTTGAACTTTAGATCTTTTTGCATCACTGTATTTACTATTTTCAAGGTATTTATTATCTCCTCTATTAGTAACACCATTAAGAAGTATATGATTATTTTCTAATTCTACATCAAACCATGACCAACTATTAGAATTTAGGAGAATATTTTTTTCGTCAATTAGTTTTTCAAGAAATTGTGTTTTGACTAAAATATTTACATCACTATATTTTGGCAGATTTTGATCAAGTTTATATATTGAGTTGTGTTGAAAAATATTATTATTGTGTATTAATTGCCTAATACTTTCTTCAATTATTATTTTAGAAAAACTGAGCAAAAAAACATTATTATATGACGATATAAAAATATCTTTTTTTGTTTCCTCATCAGTATCAATTTCAATAATGTTAATCTCAACTCCTTCATAAAGGTATGATTTGTTTTGGTTACTTTTTAAAACTCTTACTAAATTAGTATTTCTGTTTTGTTCAATGTCGGAAATAGATGTTATTAATATTATTTCAGCTTGCTTGTTGATGTCTAAAATTGCGCTTAAATAAATTTCCCGACTATTAAAAAGTGTGGAGATTTGATATTGATGATTTAAATTTTTTAATAGATTAATATTTTCTTTAAATTGCTTTGTGTTTTTAAGTTCCTTCCACCATTCAAATGATTCAACTTTTGTTTCAATTTTTTTCCAATTATGAACTTTAAAAATCACGTCTGAGTTTACAGGAATTGCATTTTTAATGTTTATTATGTTGTTTTGTTTATTGAAATGACATGAGTAAAATATCAATACAAAGATAATAAGAAAGAATTTTTTATATTTCATAAATCTAAAGAGTATTGTTGGTTAAATAATTTAAAACTAGTTCTATGATACTTGTTAGAACCATTATTTATGATGGCTGCTTTGTGTGATTTCGTTGGGTATCCTTTATTTTTTTTCCACATATAGTTCGGATATTGTCCATCTAATTTACACATAAATTCATCACGATATGTTTTAGCTATTATTGATGCAGCTGCAATAGATAAATACTTTTGATCACCTTTGATTACACATATGTGATTGATATTTTTGTATTTATGAAATCTATTTCCATCAACAAGTAATTTTATTTTTTTTGGTGTTTTAATTTTTTTTATTATCCTCGTTACTGCCAAGTGCATAGCTTTTATTGAAGCATTTAGGATGTTGATTTTATCAATTTCAGAATTGTCTACTATTCCAACACTCCATGCACAACTTTCTTTTTTTATTATGGCACTTAATTTTATTCTATTTTTCTGCGATAATTTTTTTGAATCATTGATTCCGAAATTTTTAAAATTATTTGGTAAAATAACAGCTGCTGCTACAACTGGACCTGCAAGTGCCCCCCGACCTGCTTCATCACATCCACATATTAGTTCTTTAGATTGATATTGTTTGATTTTAGTTTGCATATTTTAATAGTACCTGATATATGACATTCGCTGTAATATCCCATTTGAATTTATGAATTTTTTTTTGGCCTTTTAAAATTAATTTTTTAGACAACTTTGAATCATTATCAATTTGAGACATTGCATCAGATATTTCATTTACATCATTTGGGTTGACTATTAGTGCTGCATTTCCAGCAATCTCAGGCATAGCACTTGTATTTGATGTGATAACAGGCACATTACATTTCATAGCTTCAATAATAGGAAGTCCAAATCCTTCAAATAATGAAACAAAACACAAGGCTTTTGAGGATCCTAAAATATCAACCATTAACTCGTCATTAATTTGTCCTAAAAAAATTACTTTTTCTTTAAATCGCATATTTTGATAGATGTTTTCAGTTTGTCTATCCCACCATTTTTTTTTACCGATTATTAATAATTTATTTTTACCATTTTTTGATTGATATATATCAAAAGCCGAAAGAAGGTTTTTGATATTTTTTCTTTTATGAAGGCTGCCAATAAAAAGAAAAAAATCCTTATTGTCACTGTATTTCTTTTTTATTATCTTTTGCTTAGTCCTTTCCAAAGGAATAAAATTACTTCCTACTCCATTATATGCTACTGTAATTTTATCAGAAGAAACATGATAATTTTTTATGATATCTTTTTTTGAAAATTTTGACACAGTT
Encoded proteins:
- a CDS encoding alanine--tRNA ligase; this encodes MKSSEVRKKFIEFFKSKNHVFQPSSPIVLKNDPTLLFVNAGMNQFKDFFLGNQIIKESKVVNSQKCLRVSGKHNDLEEVGHDTYHHTMFEMLGNWSFGDYFKYEAIRLAWSFLTQELAIPPDQLYVTYFKGDEKQNLDSDTETKKNWKSILNEDRIIAGNKEDNFWEMGQVGPCGPSTEIHIDLRHESEKKGINARDLVNQDHPKVIEIWNIVFIEFNRKKNGQLELLPKKHVDTGMGFERLCMVMQNKQSTYDTDLFQDLINYVANTASVKYGERTNTDIAIRVIVDHIRAIVFSIADGQLPGNTGAGYVIRRILRRAVRYGYNYLGFKTPFLHNLVDFLAKQFNNFFPEISNQKTLIKTIIKQEEKLFLNTLGKGLELIKVSINKLNDNNIMSGKDAFVLYDTYGFPPDLTALILKEKGLSFNQSEFDTEMQKQKSRSRSASEINFGDWVDVHSVPIVGFVGYECQLHIAKIVKYRKVIFNDQEKYHIVFDKTPFYPEGGGQVGDSGVIKSCETDIEKQEIIVTDTKKENNIIIHIVDSIPNNLKENEYTLIPDYEKRSLISRNHSSTHLLHHELRQLLGDHVEQKGSYIDSDYLRFDFSHFDKLSADQIFQIEEKVNKLVISGLDLNEFRRLEIQKAKDMGAIALFGEKYGNNVRVIKFGNSIELCGGTHVNNTAEIGLFKITNESSVAAGVRRIEAVTSSGAINFINSQLNTLSEIKMLFNNSDNLINSLKKIIHENKELNNLSEKVKKSNLAELTQSMFDEIVDFYGYKLLVSELEVEPGVMKNICFQLIEKFDNIFAAIITKWNNKIIINIAISKKLVASKKINASNIINDIGHHINAKGGGQPFFAVASGNKESGINKMIVALKELLKSF
- a CDS encoding urocanate hydratase — protein: MKKNIFFNTIKSGIPNKLPKKQKLNNKVNHAPAKQHNLNSAEIKLALQNALRYFPQTKHRILIKEFKKELNDFGKIYMYRFKPKYNIIARDINNFPHKSKQAAAIMLMICNNLDKKIAQHPDELITYGGNGSVFQNWAQYLLTMQYLSEMTDEQTLVLYSGHPLGLFPSHQNAPRVVVTNGMMIPNYSNPKDYNKYNALGVTQYGQMTAGSFMYIGPQGIVHGTTITILNASRMLKTKSTKTKLFLSSGLGGMSGAQPKAAKIAGLISLTVEVNKKAIEKRLEQGWIDEMILDLDKLIKRIRHVQQERQIIAIGFLGNIIDVWEKLYNEEIFIDIASDQTSLHNPFQGGYYPNGISFAQANKMIKTDPSKFKKLVQKSLIKHVNIINKHVKRGTYFFDYGNAFLLEAKRAGANIINSKGNFIYPSYVQDIMGPLCFDYGFGPFRWICASNKITDLEKTDLIAEKVLEKLIKVAEKDIRVQMQDNIDWIKAAKKNRLVVGSKARILYANSDGRIAIALAFNKAIKNGEIGPIIIGRDHHGVSGTDSPYRETSNIYDGSQYTSDMAIHNVIGDSFRGASWVSIHNGGGVGWGEVINGGFGLLLDGSKQAEKNLKSMLHWDVNNGIARRSWARNEGAIKAIKTAMKKEKLLKITLPNIVAEDLIKKI
- a CDS encoding pyridoxal-phosphate dependent enzyme encodes the protein MSLSNNIVYFLIKIIINIIINILNLSIPSTITKINSHLLHEKEIELFIKRDDLIHEIISGNKWRKLKYNFKEASNKGLSTILSFGGAYSNHLHALSYACNKMGFDSVGVVRGDEPNILNSTLSDCKKNKMKLIFLDRLTYRKQKYHNQLLNDFRKKNGDFYLIPEGGNNIYGVRGCQEIVEEISFDFDYFCCSVGTGCTSSGIIKSLNNKCQFIGFAPFPKVTEQKNNILKYCSPASYNNWKILPDKYFGGYSKINSNLIKFIGQFKFAHSIQLDFIYMGKLFFNLFNLIQKDYFKKKSRIVVLHSGGLQGINGFNLSK
- a CDS encoding LysM peptidoglycan-binding domain-containing protein, which translates into the protein MKIKFLYILIAFFALCSSQTPKDYIKKFKDIAIQEMHLYQIPASITLAQGILESGSGTSALAVESNNHFGIKCHVKWNGLKTYHDDDEKQECFRKYNSPIESFRDHSLFLAERKRYSFLFELRKTDYKGWAKGLQQAGYATSKTYSKKLIELVKNYSLDQYDTKKPKKKTKFKKGNYTFKPSLNISEQNFIKYVVVQDGQSLNDIAEKYDVWLWEILKYNECNSDRILSSGEKIYLQPKRKKGAQNYHVVIRGDSMYTISQLYGIKLKNLYKLNRMSLGSEPYVGQKLNLRKKIKFN
- a CDS encoding ribonuclease HII, with product MQTKIKQYQSKELICGCDEAGRGALAGPVVAAAVILPNNFKNFGINDSKKLSQKNRIKLSAIIKKESCAWSVGIVDNSEIDKINILNASIKAMHLAVTRIIKKIKTPKKIKLLVDGNRFHKYKNINHICVIKGDQKYLSIAAASIIAKTYRDEFMCKLDGQYPNYMWKKNKGYPTKSHKAAIINNGSNKYHRTSFKLFNQQYSLDL
- a CDS encoding glycosyltransferase family 1 protein, producing the protein MRIAVNTRLLIKNKLDGIGRYSFEVLKRIVESHPDIEFHFIFDRPYSTDFIFSKNIKPHVLRPSTRHPFLWYFWFEVQLPRLINKIKPNIFFSPDGFMSTKLKHIPTIITIHDINFEHRPKDLNWLHSIYYRKYFRQYAKESKHIITVSKFSKKDIIKNYHVSSDKITVAYNGVGSNFIPLERTKQKIIKKKYSDNKDFFLFIGSLHKRKNIKNLLSAFDIYQSKNGKNKLLIIGKKKWWDRQTENIYQNMRFKEKVIFLGQINDELMVDILGSSKALCFVSLFEGFGLPIIEAMKCNVPVITSNTSAMPEIAGNAALIVNPNDVNEISDAMSQIDNDSKLSKKLILKGQKKIHKFKWDITANVIYQVLLKYAN